The following proteins come from a genomic window of Streptomyces liliiviolaceus:
- a CDS encoding dihydrodipicolinate synthase family protein, whose translation MTLPAPLTGVVPPVCTPLTPDREVDVPSLTRLVDHLLEGGVEGLFVLGTSSEAAYLTDRQRRLVVETVVGHVAGGVPVLAGAIDMTTPRVLDHVRYVTDAGADAVVVTAPFYTRTHPAEIARHYRLVAARSPVPVVAYDLPVAVHSKLGAELVLELAAEGTLAGLKDSSGDEGGFRAVVTGARADSAITGFSVLTGSELVVDSALAMGADGAVPGLANVDPAGYVRLYRLCRAGEWALARAEQERLCGLFGMVRVGDGGRMGGSSAALGAFKAALQLRGVIACAAMAEPQVPLSAEEIEGVGKFLAGAGLL comes from the coding sequence ATGACCCTTCCCGCCCCGCTGACCGGTGTCGTACCGCCCGTCTGCACGCCCCTGACACCGGACCGCGAGGTGGACGTCCCCTCACTCACCAGACTGGTCGACCATCTGCTGGAGGGCGGGGTGGAGGGCCTGTTCGTCCTGGGAACGTCCTCCGAGGCGGCGTACCTGACGGACCGGCAGCGCCGGCTGGTCGTCGAGACCGTGGTCGGCCATGTGGCGGGCGGGGTGCCCGTCCTCGCCGGCGCCATCGACATGACGACCCCGCGCGTCCTCGACCACGTCCGGTACGTCACGGACGCGGGCGCCGACGCCGTGGTCGTGACAGCGCCCTTCTACACGCGCACCCATCCGGCGGAGATCGCCCGCCACTACCGTCTCGTCGCCGCGCGCTCGCCGGTGCCGGTCGTCGCGTACGACCTGCCGGTCGCCGTCCACTCCAAGCTCGGCGCCGAACTCGTCCTTGAGCTGGCCGCCGAGGGGACGCTGGCCGGGCTCAAGGACTCCAGCGGGGACGAGGGCGGGTTCCGGGCGGTCGTGACGGGGGCCCGGGCGGACTCCGCGATCACCGGCTTCAGCGTGCTGACCGGGTCGGAGCTGGTCGTCGACTCCGCGCTGGCGATGGGGGCGGACGGGGCCGTGCCGGGGCTCGCGAACGTCGACCCCGCGGGGTACGTGCGGCTGTACCGGCTCTGCCGGGCGGGCGAATGGGCGCTCGCCCGGGCCGAGCAGGAGCGGTTGTGCGGGTTGTTCGGGATGGTGCGGGTGGGGGACGGGGGGCGGATGGGGGGTTCTTCGGCTGCGCTCGGGGCGTTCAAGGCGGCGCTGCAGTTGAGGGGGGTCATCGCGTGCGCGGCGATGGCGGAGCCGCAGGTCCCGCTGTCCGCGGAGGAGATCGAAGGGGTGGGGAAGTTCTTGGCGGGGGCGGGCTTGCTGTAG